In Chthoniobacterales bacterium, the sequence CGACCCGGCTCCAGCCAACCGACCCGCCTCTCGTTCCCAAACTCCGTTTGGGAATGCTACTATCCCGTGAAACTCCCAATTCGCCTGCACGCGCACCAAGAACAGAGATGAAGGCCTGTTCGAGTGAATCTGTCTCAGTGTTTGACCGATAACTTTCGTCTATAATAGGTTAGGCATTCGGGTATTTTTCCATGAAGCGAACGATTTCATCCGCTGCCCACTCGGCATTCAAGATGCTTATGTTGTTTTTCTCCTTCTTGTTCGTTCTGATGTTCATTGTCTCGAGTATCGACTCAGGTCGAATTCGCTGGGACCGAGTTTTATTCCCAGGAGGAGTTCTGGCGCTTTTTCTTTGGTTTGCTATTTCACGCAAGACTATCCAGATGGATGACCATTTTTTGTATGCTTCTGTTTTTCGTCGCGTTGCTGTCATCCCACTTGAGCAGATTTCCTCCGTTCGCGAATCCATTGGCATGAGAGATCGATCTGTAACGATTCATTTTCACAACACCACACCTTTCGGTCGTTCTATTACCTTTTCTCCGACCTATAAGCTTACTGGGAAGCCACATCCGATCGTTACCGAGCTTTCGGCATATGCTCATGCACCAACCAACGCACCTTATGAGCATTGATATTGAAGAGAAACTTCTACGGATGGATAAGAAGCTTGAATCCAAGTGGCGATATATTTTCATACATGGCGTTCTGGTTTGTGGTCTGCCATTTTGGGGCATTGGGTTTGCAAATCGCTATTTCTTCCACCACGACCAGCATTTGATACGGAACTCAATAATAGGATTGCCTTTTGCCTTAGTGTTGAGCTTTGCCTATGGATATTATCAGTGGCTATTTCCTTTTTGGCGGACTGGCTGGCTTCATTGGGTTCTCAAGATCACGCACCCTGAAGCCAAGTAATAGGTTCCCTCGTTCCCAAACTTCTCTTTGGGAACGCCGTTATCCGGCGAATCTCCTGATTTGCCAGTGACGCGGGTATGGGAAGGAAACAGAATTTCCCAGCCAAGTGCGTTTCCAAACAGGAGTTTGGGAACGAGGGTGTGCGAAGGAGGCTGGTATTTGAAGGCAAGGTCACTTTTGCACCTCTACGAACCCAAGAAGGCATTTTTTCTTCGCGTCTTTCTGGCTTCTTGGTTTAACTTTTCTCCCCAATGCCTGCGGCCAAGTCTTCTTCTATTTATGCTGTCGTCGGGAGTGATGAGGCGAAGATCAAGCTGGCGGCTCGGGCGCTGGCGGAGAAGCTCTCGCCGCCGGATGCGGGGGAGTTTGGCCTGGAGATTGTGGATGGGTGTGTGGAGGGAGCGGAGGCGGCGCGCGCGAAGATACTGGAGGCGGTGCAGGCGCTGTTGACGCTGCCGTTTTTTGGCGGCGGGAAGCTGGTCTGGCTGAAGAATGCGACGTTTTTTGCGGATTCGGTGACGGGCCGGGCGGAGGCGGTGCTGGAGGCGGTGGAGTCGTTTTCGGAGTTGCTGAAGAAGGGCTTGCCGCCGGATGTGGTGCTCTTAATTAGTGCGCTGGACATCGACAAGCGGCGTTCGTTTTACAAGTCGCTCGGGAAGCTGGGTGAGGTGCAGGTGTTTGATAAGATTGAGACCGGACGTGGCAACTGGGAGGAGCAGGTGGAGGCGCTGGTGATGACGGAGGCGCGGCGGCTGGGGCTGCGGATGGAGCGGGATGCGCTGGAGTTGTTTGTGCAACTCGTGGGCGCGGACACGGGGCAGATGGGGAATGAGCTGGAGAAGCTGGATTTGTTTTTCGGGACTACGGAACCGAAGCTGGTGACGGCGGATTTGGTGCGAAGTCTAGTGGCGCGCACGAAGGAGGGGGTGGTCTTTGATTTGGGCAATGCCATTGCGCGGCGCGACTTGCGGAGTGCGCTGCGGCTGGTGGATCTGTTGTTGCGCCAGGGGGAGTCGGCGGTGGGGATCTTGCTGGTGGCGGTGATTCCAACGGTGCGGAATCTGTTGGTAGTGAAGGATCTGATGGTGCGGCACAAGTTGCGTCCACCGGAGCAGCCGTTCTTTTTTGGCAAGACGCTGGAGCGGTTGTCGGCGGAGGATACGCGTCATCTGCCGAGGAAGAAGGATGGGACGGTGAATGGGTATTCGCTGGGGATTGCGGCGCAGTCGGCGGGAAAATATTCGCTAGCGGAGTTGAAGTCGGCTCTGACGGCGTGTCTGGAGGCGAATCAGCTCTGTGTGACGACGCAACTGGATGCGTCGCTGGTATTGAGTCAGGTAATTGTGCGGGTTTGCGCGCCGGCGGCGGGGAAATAGAGGGATGAGGAGAACGGTGAAAATTTCTTCGGCATTTGCCCTTGCCAAGAGGGGTGGAACTTTGTCCCATAGCGCTCGCTTGTGACCGCTCCGAAATGGCTCTTATCTTTGATTTGTCTCCCGGCATTGGTTTGTCCAGTGCTGGCGCAGGTGGGTGAATTGACTCCCACGAAGTCGCCGGTGGAGATTTATTCCGATGGCGGCACTCGGTTTGAGGGCGGGATGGCGGTTGCCGAGGATAATGTGGTGATCTACTCGAATGGCGCACGGATGTATGGCGACTATGCCCAATACAATCCGGAAACGCATGACGTGCTCCTGAAGGGTCACGTGAAGATCTATCAGGGCAAGACGATCTTCGCGGGCGAAAGCGCGTTCTATAATCTGGACACCAAGTTTCTGCGCTCGTCGGATTTCCTAGGCGACTCGCTGCCGTATCATTTCCAGGGGGACAACCTGTATTCGATGGAGAACAGCGCGTATGCGGTGCGAAACGGCATCTTCTCGACGCACGACTCGTCGCAGCCAGACTATCACTTGCGCTCGCGCTTTGTCCGAATCTACCCGGACAACCGGATCATTTTCTCCAATGTGACGCTGTTCATCGGCCAGACGCCCATCTTCTGGTGGCCATATCTTTACCAGTCGCTCGACGAGGCCAATGCGTTTCTGGTGACGCCTGGTTACAGCGGAAAATGGGGCGCGTATCTGCTCGGCAGCGTGACTTTTCCCGTGACGGAACAAACCATTGGCCGCGTGCATCTGGATTATCGGAGCGAGCGCGGGCCGGCCTTTGGTCTCGATTTGGAATACAAAGGCGTGAAGCCCACGAACGGCGATCCGCAGAGTTACAGCAATATCCGCGGCTACATTCTGCAAGACTCGCAGACGGAGAAAAATGTGACCACGCTGGCGCGGCCCAATATCGATCCGACTCGTTATCGCTTAAGCTGGCAGGCGAAGCTTTATATGTCCGATGATTGGACGGCGACGGTCGATCTAAACAAATTGAGCGACAGCAAGTTTCTCGAGGACTTTTACCCGGCGGAAAACCGGCTCGATCCGCAGCCGGACACGGTCGCCGCGCTGACGAAGGCCTCGGAGCATTGGACTTTCACCGCACTGGCGCGGGCGCAGTGGAATGATTTCCAGCAAACCACCGAGCGTCTGCCCGAACTCGACCTCGATTTCGCTCGCAGCCGGCTCTTCGGATCCCCGATTTATTATGAGGGAGAGACCAGCGCGACGTTCCTGAACAAGGCGTTCCCGAAGGGCTCCGAGGCGACGGATGTGGATACGTTTCGGGCGGATACGTTTCATCAAATCAGCTATCCGAACACCTACTTCGGCTGGCTCTCAGTCGTGCCGCGTGCCGGATTTCGGGCGACTTACTATGACACCACGGGCACGACCACCCAGAGTCTGACGCCGTCGAGTCTGGACCGAATCGCGCAACTGCAAACGCTCGTCGCCAGCCAAAACACGCAGATCAACGACAACCGCGA encodes:
- the holA gene encoding DNA polymerase III subunit delta, producing the protein MPAAKSSSIYAVVGSDEAKIKLAARALAEKLSPPDAGEFGLEIVDGCVEGAEAARAKILEAVQALLTLPFFGGGKLVWLKNATFFADSVTGRAEAVLEAVESFSELLKKGLPPDVVLLISALDIDKRRSFYKSLGKLGEVQVFDKIETGRGNWEEQVEALVMTEARRLGLRMERDALELFVQLVGADTGQMGNELEKLDLFFGTTEPKLVTADLVRSLVARTKEGVVFDLGNAIARRDLRSALRLVDLLLRQGESAVGILLVAVIPTVRNLLVVKDLMVRHKLRPPEQPFFFGKTLERLSAEDTRHLPRKKDGTVNGYSLGIAAQSAGKYSLAELKSALTACLEANQLCVTTQLDASLVLSQVIVRVCAPAAGK
- the lptD gene encoding LPS assembly protein LptD — its product is MICLPALVCPVLAQVGELTPTKSPVEIYSDGGTRFEGGMAVAEDNVVIYSNGARMYGDYAQYNPETHDVLLKGHVKIYQGKTIFAGESAFYNLDTKFLRSSDFLGDSLPYHFQGDNLYSMENSAYAVRNGIFSTHDSSQPDYHLRSRFVRIYPDNRIIFSNVTLFIGQTPIFWWPYLYQSLDEANAFLVTPGYSGKWGAYLLGSVTFPVTEQTIGRVHLDYRSERGPAFGLDLEYKGVKPTNGDPQSYSNIRGYILQDSQTEKNVTTLARPNIDPTRYRLSWQAKLYMSDDWTATVDLNKLSDSKFLEDFYPAENRLDPQPDTVAALTKASEHWTFTALARAQWNDFQQTTERLPELDLDFARSRLFGSPIYYEGETSATFLNKAFPKGSEATDVDTFRADTFHQISYPNTYFGWLSVVPRAGFRATYYDTTGTTTQSLTPSSLDRIAQLQTLVASQNTQINDNRDQINALNAQLAVASPGDAIIIQQQINQLELANANYQTSNVNLANSVTALQGGSTIDVYNKTGSQLRTVFNFGVESSFKLSRTFDNVEARWAGLDGLKHIIQPYLNFSYIAGPSVSPDRILPIDVYVPSTQLAPFDFPQATALDSIDQASVLRLGVRNRLLTKRNDQSFTWLELDTFFNINYQNPYDTSDFSNLFNRLRFNPVPWAALSIDSQLPVFATGFSEVNTGVTFMPTSDLTLTLGHRYLQNNPFFTNSSLGTISAYYQIDPNWAFSLNEQYEFEDAVLESQRYTLYRDLTSWIASLSAVIRDNRGKEDIGFFITFTLKDLPNLNLNFNVDPGSTGGQD